A genomic stretch from Saccharomyces paradoxus chromosome XVI, complete sequence includes:
- the CLB2 gene encoding B-type cyclin CLB2 (B-type cyclin involved in cell cycle progression~similar to YPR119W), producing the protein MSNQIENTENSQNTSSSRFLRNVQRLALNNVTNTTFQKSNVNNPALTNFKSTINSAKKEGSRIPQFARESASRTTAAQEEKRILKDNGIQLPNNNASDDKENQDPSSQQFGGLTSIKEGRAELPANVSLQKSSSAKEIIQHGSLKGVGSGPEIVHNSVENEELHPARSQLQVRNTESENDSGKKRPISTIVEQELPKKFKVCDENGKEEYEWEDLDAEDVNDPFMVSEYVNDIFEYLHQLEVITLPKKEDLYQHRNIHQNRDILVNWLVKIHNKFGLLPETLYLAINIMDRFLGKELVQLDKLQLVGTSCLFIASKYEEVYSPSIKHFASETDGACTEDEIKEGEKFILKTLKFNLNYPNPMNFLRRISKADDYDIQSRTLAKFLLEISLVDFRFIGILPSLCAAAAMFMSRKMLGKGKWDGNLIHYSGGYTKEELAPVCHMIMDYLVSPIVHDEFHRKYQSRRFMKASIISVQWALKVRKNGYDIMTLHE; encoded by the coding sequence ATGTCCAACCAAATAGAAAATACTGAAAACTCACAGAATACTAGTTCATCAAGGTTTTTGAGGAATGTACAACGGTTGGCCTTAAACAATGTAACAAATACAACATTTCAAAAGAGCAATGTGAACAACCCAGCTTtaacaaatttcaaatccaCAATAAACTCTGCAAAGAAGGAGGGAAGTCGGATTCCTCAATTTGCTAGAGAAAGCGCATCAAGAACAACAGCCgcacaagaagaaaaaaggattCTGAAAGATAATGGTATCCAACTCCCTAACAACAATGCTTCagatgataaagaaaaccaaGATCCAAGTAGCCAACAATTTGGCGGATTAACTTCCATAAAGGAGGGAAGGGCTGAGTTGCCTGCAAATGTAAGTTTACAAAAATCCTCCTCTGCCAAGGAAATCATCCAGCATGGTTCTTTAAAAGGCGTTGGATCAGGCCCTGAGATAGTTCATAATTCAGTAGAAAACGAGGAACTTCATCCAGCTAGAAGTCAACTTCAAGTTAGAAATACAGAAAGTGAAAATGACAgtgggaaaaaaagaccAATTTCTACAATTGTTGAACAAGAATTGcccaaaaaatttaaagtGTGCGATGAAAacggaaaagaagaatacgaATGGGAAGATCTAGACGCAGAAGACGTCAATGATCCATTCATGGTCAGCGAGTACGTCAATGATATATTTGAGTACCTTCATCAACTAGAGGTCATTACTCTtccaaagaaggaagatCTCTATCAGCATAGAAATATTCATCAAAACCGAGATATCTTAGTTAACTGGTTGGTTAAAATTCATAATAAATTCGGCTTATTACCGGAGACTTTGTATCTTGCCATCAACATAATGGACAGATTTTTGGGTAAAGAGCTAGTTCAATTGGACAAATTACAACTGGTTGGTACATCGTGTCTTTTCATTGCCTCTAAATATGAAGAGGTGTATTCTCCTAGTATAAAACATTTTGCTTCAGAGACAGACGGTGCATGTACggaagatgaaattaaGGAAGGGGAGAAGTTCATTCTAAAGACATTGAAGTTTAACCTAAATTATCCTAATCCAATGAATTTTCTGAGAAGAATTTCGAAAGCAGATGACTACGATATACAGTCCCGAACTCTTGCCAAATTCTTATTGGAGATATCATTAGTAGATTTCAGATTTATTGGGATACTACCCTCACTATGCGCAGCAGCTGCGATGTTCATGTCGAGAAAAATGTTAGGTAAAGGTAAATGGGATGGAAACCTGATACACTATAGCGGTGGGTATACTAAAGAAGAACTTGCACCCGTGTGTCACATGATAATGGACTATCTAGTGAGCCCGATAGTACATGACGAATTTCatagaaaatatcaatctAGAAGATTTATGAAAGCTTCTATAATTTCTGTCCAATGGGCTTTGAAGGTTAGGAAAAACGGCTATGATATAATGACTTTGCATGAATGA
- the AXL1 gene encoding Axl1p (Haploid specific endoprotease of a-factor mating pheromone~similar to YPR122W), with the protein MSLREVTNYEVSFYIPLSYSNRTHKVCKLPNGILALLISDPTDTSSSCSLSVCTGSHNDPKDIPGLAHLCEHMILSAGSKKYPDPGLFHTLIAKNNGSQNAYTTGEQTTFYFELPNTQSNGEFAFESILDVFASFFKEPLFNPLLISKEIYAIQSEHEGNISSTTKIFYHAARILANPNHPFSRFSTGNIHSLSSIPQLKKIKLKSSLNTYFGNNFFGENITLCIRGPQSVNILTKLAISKFGDIKPKNGVKERNISIRTGSFQRSKLLKKTLDPSKNDYRNLETFKILNTVWEKKYKNTMCFQQVPECNSIFINSSKVPVMRFLFPVSDKYTRFTKKDIRIYSHLWCELFGDESPGSLSHYLVSKGWITGCFAFTSEFAIGDIGLILELELTNSGWESIKRITTTILDRLLPSFYVKNIDYLIAFLKEQNLIDLVSFLYQSSEDLPMEECSNLSGILQENLECLSATNIFKGFKSLIEIDDPNIEKYENTKANIQWWTGQAIKFQNFLKSFMNHDNMRLLLLGDVKSYKIFDKIENKSDMRTDFYYEFEYYTANVHLASNDKSYPNSSYEFNFPTSSLFLPDYVNDPLKLQQLFLECSLRSKFATLRPQIYSEPIKRMPQLVSKNLNYEMWILKEDPNFASDNKSVVSFEVLGLGIKPSPEATIHLEVLAQALFIITSSYLYPSLRIGYTYEIASSSKGNVTLRFTISGFPEGVFTIVKTFVDTLKQIATDPTFLSKDTLRKARILVRNKYENASSDNCVKLASIGLLIVLEEYVWTLEDRINALELTEMESFKEFCCLFWKNPKQLVLFMQGSLEYADVINHYLNNNFTQHLKIGSEGTKPTICLYPSPSTKDLDQGTNAFISYNGHQDDPNNSIVYFIQTARRDDIENLTLTFLTEYLFSLTLVPDLRNKKQIGYIVLGGLRVLTDTVGIHITVMSGSSAHNLETKINEYLSYLQLQVLNSFTEFDFRKTLLEPFLSLLKQNNINKFEGSAGPIDLLNEIVANVQNGDNYTLNNRQMKQHRKVRNKIAEKRLNFQEEYEMVDISFLQKLSLKKYLAFFESKISIYSTQRSKLSIMITSPMAEEEIASRKMFLQLETFLKIKGFAIKNEDLKKIVENSKGNPMLLIKNLFTYFRKRNEVFKLGTVVLQEILKIIGMNFRQRYGSILGFSFHDGEGQDIEKFWNNDTNPIIPLQELPEPNVFRKFAF; encoded by the coding sequence ATGTCGTTGAGAGAAGTAACTAACTATGAAGTTTCCTTCTATATCCCATTGTCTTATAGCAACAGGACTCATAAAGTTTGTAAACTGCCAAACGGTATTTTAGCATTGCTAATATCGGATCCAACAGATACCTCAAGCTCATGCTCACTGTCAGTTTGCACGGGTTCCCATAACGATCCAAAGGATATTCCAGGTTTGGCGCACCTTTGTGAGCATATGATTCTTTCTGCCGGTTCCAAAAAATACCCTGATCCTGGTTTATTCCACACACTAATCGCAAAAAATAACGGCTCTCAAAACGCCTATACGACAGGGGAGCAAacaactttttattttgaattgCCCAATACTCAAAGTAACGGCGAATTTGCATTTGAATCTATCTTAGATGTGTTTGCGTCATTCTTCAAAGAGCCGCTCTTCAACCCTTTATTGATAAGCAAAGAGATATACGCCATACAAAGTGAGCATGAGGGAAACATATCATCAACGACAAAAATATTCTACCATGCAGCAAGAATTTTGGCCAATCCCAACCACCCTTTTAGTCGCTTTTCCACTGGCAACATACACTCGTTGTCAAGCATTCCacaattgaagaaaataaagctAAAAAGCTCGTTAAACACTTACTTCggaaataatttttttggggAGAATATAACGTTGTGTATAAGGGGACCACAGTCCGTTAATATTCTTACTAAACTAGCcatatcaaaatttggcGATATAAAGCCCAAAAACGGTGTGAAAGAGAGAAATATTTCGATCAGGACGGGGTCATTTCAAAGATCGAAGTtgttaaaaaaaactctAGATCCTTCTAAAAACGATTATCGTAACTTGGAAACCTTCAAAATACTAAACACAGtatgggaaaaaaaatacaaaaatacaATGTGTTTTCAACAAGTTCCTGAATGTAATTCGATATTTATCAATTCAAGCAAAGTACCTGTAATGAGATTTCTATTTCCTGTTAGCGATAAATACACCCGGTTTACAAAGAAAGACATTAGAATATACAGTCATCTGTGGTGTGAACTTTTTGGCGATGAGTCTCCAGGGTCTTTGAGCCATTATTTAGTGTCAAAAGGCTGGATCACAGGCTGTTTCGCATTTACCTCAGAATTCGCTATTGGTGACATAGGATTAATCTTGGAATTAGAATTAACAAACAGTGGCTGGGAAAGTATTAAGAGAATTACGACAACAATACTCGATAGACTCTTGCCTTCCTTTTACGTAAAGAACATCGATTACTTAATCGcgtttttgaaagaacAGAATTTGATTGACCTCGTTAGTTTTCTGTACCAAAGTTCAGAGGATCTTCCCATGGAAGAGTGTTCAAACTTAAGTGGtattcttcaagaaaatttggaatGTTTGTCCGCCACCAACATATTCAAAGGATTTAAATCTCTTATCGAAATAGATGATCCTAACAtcgaaaaatatgaaaacaCAAAAGCCAATATTCAATGGTGGACAGGGCAAGCGATtaaattccaaaattttttaaagtcTTTCATGAATCATGACAACATGCGCCTTTTACTCTTGGGGGATGTAAAATCTTATAAAATATTCGATAAAATCGAAAATAAGAGTGACATGCGCACTGATTTTTACTATGAGTTTGAATATTATACGGCAAATGTTCATCTAGCAAGCAATGATAAGTCCTATCCAAACAGCTCGTATGAATTTAATTTTCCCACAAGCAGTCTCTTTTTACCGGATTACGTCAACGATCCTTTAAAACTACAACAGCTCTTCTTAGAATGTTCGCTAAGATCGAAATTTGCTACGCTTAGACCCCAAATTTATAGTGAGCCCATTAAGAGAATGCCTCAATTAGTCAGCAAGAACCTAAATTATGAGATGTGGATTTTAAAAGAAGACCCAAATTTTGCTTCGGACAATAAATCCGTCGTGTCGTTTGAAGTTTTGGGGTTAGGTATCAAACCCAGTCCGGAGGCAACAATCCATCTGGAAGTGCTAGCACAGGCGTTATTTATCATCACCTCTTCATACCTTTACCCTTCTCTGAGAATTGGTTATACATATGAGATTGCCTCCTCAAGCAAGGGCAATGTAACGCTCCGATTTACTATTTCTGGATTTCCTGAGGGTGTTTTTACAATAGTAAAGACGTTCGTAGATACCCTAAAACAGATTGCAACAGATCCCACGtttctttccaaagatACCTTGAGAAAGGCAAGAATTCTAGTTAGAAATAAATACGAGAACGCGTCATCGGACAACTGCGTGAAATTAGCTAGCATTGGGTTACTGATTGTTTTAGAGGAATATGTATGGACTTTAGAGGATAGAATTAATGCATTAGAGCTTACAGAAATGgaatctttcaaagaattttgTTGTTTGTTCTGGAAGAATCCCAAACAATTGGTCTTGTTCATGCAGGGAAGCCTTGAATATGCTGACGTAATCAATCATTACTTAAATAACAATTTTACGCAGCATCTAAAGATCGGCAGTGAAGGTACCAAACCGACCATATGTCTTTACCCTTCGCCAAGTACCAAAGATCTAGATCAAGGCACAAATGCCTTTATATCATATAATGGTCATCAGGATGATCCCAACAATAGTATTGtgtattttattcaaaCCGCACGAAGGGATGATATCGAAAACCTGACGCTAACGTTTCTTACCgaatatttattttcgCTAACGCTAGTACCTGAtttaagaaataaaaaacaaattggGTACATTGTTTTGGGAGGTCTCAGAGTTCTAACAGACACCGTTGGGATTCACATAACTGTAATGTCTGGCAGTTCGGCGCACAATCTTGAAACCAAGATCAATGAGTACTTATCTTACCTGCAACTTCAGGTGCTAAATAGTTTTACTGAGTTTGATTTTCGAAAAACACTTCTGGAGCCGTTCTTGAGTCTTTTGAAACAGAACAATATTAACAAGTTCGAAGGGTCGGCTGGCCCCATAGACCTGCTAAATGAGATAGTGGCTAACGTGCAAAACGGTGATAATTACACTCTTAACAATAGGCAAATGAAACAACATAGGAAGGtaagaaataaaattgcCGAAAAGAGACTtaattttcaagaagaatatgaaatgGTTGATATATCCTTTTTGCAAAAGCTAAGTCTGAAGAAATATTTAGCATTTTTCGAGTCGAAAATCTCCATATATTCAACTCAAAGAAGTAAGCTCTCAATAATGATTACAAGTCCAATggcagaagaagaaattgcaAGCAGGAAAATGTTTCTCCAACTGGAGACCTTTCTGAAAATAAAGGGATTCGCCATAAAGAATGaagacttgaaaaaaattgtcgaAAATTCAAAGGGTAATCCTATGTTACTTATAAAGAACCTTTTCACTTATTTTcgtaaaagaaatgaagtTTTCAAGCTTGGCACCGTGGTATTGCAggaaatattgaaaatcattGGAATGAATTTCAGGCAGAGGTACGGCTCTATATTAGGCTTTTCTTTCCATGACGGTGAAGGACAGGACATAGAAAAGTTTTGGAACAACGACACAAACCCGATTATTCCTCTGCAGGAACTTCCTGAGCCAAATGTTTTTCGGAAATTCGCTTTTTAA
- the CLB5 gene encoding B-type cyclin CLB5 (B-type cyclin involved in DNA replication during S phase~similar to YPR120C), whose protein sequence is MGGNQDHEQSIKRNTSIYNENERQFCNTNLKIPQDKKTISKNGGSSKQQVQDSKPRRALTDVPVNNNPLSQSKRIVTDSKAAKVRREENIRPIGSAVQKRQIYNDRTAAEKEGEEGNVALLANKKRRIDIEEVSEIVGWQDLDYVEKDDTAMVAEYSAEIFAFLYRRELETLPSHNYLLDKTSKYYLRPSMRAILVDWLVEVHEKFQCYPETLFLSINLMDRFLAKNKVTMNKLQLLAVTSLFIAAKFEEVNLPKLAEYAYITDGAASKNDIKNAEMFMLTSLEFNIGWPNPLNFLRRISKADDYDPVNRNIGKFILEYAYCCHQFIHLPPSTISAMAMYIARRITNRNRNELWNKTLQHYSGGIDPIQDEAFQSYCIDIVRDIASSKTHLDSLILKYKKPRYGSVYFQTLSWCTSEMHTNFQKLFNSRAK, encoded by the coding sequence ATGGGAGGTAACCAAGACCATGAGCAGAgcattaaaagaaatacttCGATTTATAATGAAAACGAGAGGCAATTCTGCAATACAAACTTAAAGATTCCTCAAGATAAAAAGactatttcaaaaaatggtgGCTCCAGTAAGCAACAAGTTCAAGACTCTAAACCAAGAAGGGCTTTAACAGATGTACCGGTAAATAATAATCCTCTAAGTCAAAGCAAGAGAATAGTAACAGATAGCAAGGCGGCCAAAGTACGAAGAGAGGAAAACATTAGACCTATCGGTAGCGCCGTTCAAAAAAGACAGATATATAACGATCGAACGGCAGCAGagaaagaaggagaagaaggtAATGTTGCTCTGTTAGCGAACAAAAAACGCAGGATTGACATTGAAGAAGTAAGTGAAATAGTAGGTTGGCAGGATTTAGATTatgttgaaaaagatgatACTGCAATGGTAGCAGAATACTCTGCTGAAATTTTCGCATTTTTATATAGAAGGGAACTAGAAACGCTACCATCCCATAATTATTTACTAGACAAAACGTCTAAGTACTATTTGAGGCCATCCATGAGAGCAATATTAGTGGATTGGCTAGTAGAAGTACACGAAAAATTCCAATGCTATCCCGAGACGTTATTCCTATCCATAAATTTAATGGATAGGTTTCTagccaaaaataaagttacTATGAACAAACTACAGTTATTAGCAGTTACTTCGCTTTTCATTGCGgcaaaatttgaagaggTAAATTTGCCCAAACTAGCTGAGTACGCTTATATTACTGATGGCGCAGCTTCCAAAAATGACATAAAAAATGCGGAAATGTTCATGCTCACTTCTTTAGAATTCAACATTGGTTGGCCCAACCCACTCAATTTTCTGAGAAGGATCTCCAAGGCAGATGATTACGATCCGGTTAACAGAAATATTGGCAAGTTTATCCTAGAGTATGCCTACTGCTGTCACCAATTCATTCATTTACCTCCATCTACCATAAGCGCAATGGCAATGTATATAGCGAGAAGAATAACCAATAGAAACAGGAACGAGCTATGGAACAAAACACTACAGCATTACAGCGGTGGTATCGATCCAATACAGGATGAAGCATTTCAGTCCTACTGTATTGATATAGTCAGAGACATCGCTAGTTCCAAAACTCATTTGGATTCCTTGATTCTGAAGTACAAGAAACCAAGATATGGCTCTGTTTATTTCCAAACCTTAAGCTGGTGCACATCTGAAATGCATACcaactttcaaaagctATTTAATTCACGTGCAAAATAG
- the THI22 gene encoding putative phosphomethylpyrimidine kinase (Protein with similarity to hydroxymethylpyrimidine phosphate kinases~similar to YPR121W), whose protein sequence is MTYSTVSINTPPPYLTLACNEKLPTVMSIAGADSSGGAGIEADIKTITAHRCYAMTCITTLTAQTPAKVYGVQITPKEVVSQILEANLQDMKCNVIKTGMLTAAAIEVLHEKLLQLGENRPKLVVDPVLCATSGSSPTGKDVTSLITEKIAPFADILTPSIPDCFKLLGEDREVNKLQDVFEIAKDLSGITKCSNILVKGGHIPWDDGKGKYITDVLYLGAEQKFINFKGQFVNTTHTHGAGCTLASAIASNLARGYSLPQSIYGGIEYVKNTIAIGCDVTKKAVKGGPINHVYAVEIPLEKMLTDECFTASDTVPKKAIKGSLDRIPGGSFFNYLINHPKVKPHWDAYVNHEFVKKVADGTLERKKFRFFIEQDYLYLIDYVRVCCVAGSKSPGLKDLEKDLVVANCARDELNEHERRLREEFGVKDPDYFQKIERGPALRAYCRYLIDISRRGNWQEVVVAINPCLMGYVYAVDKVKDTVAVAEGTLYREWCDTCTSSFCYQAVLEGEKLMNRILETYPPEQLDSLVTIFARGCELEADFWTAALEYE, encoded by the coding sequence ATGACCTATTCCACAGTGAGTATCAATACGCCCCCACCATATCTTACTCTGGCCTGCAATGAAAAACTACCAACAGTTATGTCAATTGCTGGAGCAGATTCAAGTGGTGGTGCTGGCATTGAAGCTGATATTAAGACTATCACCGCACACAGATGTTATGCCATGACATGTATCACTACTTTGACTGCTCAAACTCCAGCGAAAGTATACGGCGTTCAAATTACACCAAAGGAAGTGGTATCCCAAATATTGGAAGCCAATTTACAGGACATGAAATGCAATGTCATCAAGACCGGCATGCTTACGGCGGCTGCCATCGAAGTCTTGCATGAAAAACTTTTGCAGCTTGGTGAAAATAGACCTAAATTGGTAGTTGATCCAGTTCTTTGCGCTACTTCTGGTTCTTCTCCAACTGGAAAGGATGTAACTAGTTTAATTACGGAGAAAATTGCTCCTTTTGCTGACATTTTGACTCCTAGCATTCCAGACTGCTTCAAGTTATTGGGCGAGGACAGAGAAGTTAACAAACTACAAGACGTTTTTGAGATTGCGAAAGACCTTTCTGGAATCACCAAGTGCTCTAATATCTTAGTGAAAGGAGGCCACATTCCATGGGATGATGGAAAGGGAAAGTATATTACCGACGTTCTCTACTTAGGTGCTGAAcaaaaattcattaatTTTAAGGGCCAGTTCGTTAATACCACCCATACTCATGGTGCTGGATGTACCTTAGCATCTGCCATAGCATCTAACTTGGCTCGCGGTTATTCTCTCCCCCAATCTATTTATGGTGGTATTGAGTATGTAAAGAATACCATCGCAATTGGCTGTGATGTTACCAAGAAAGCTGTGAAAGGCGGACCAATTAATCATGTTTATGCTGTAGAAATCCCATTAGAAAAAATGCTCACCGACGAATGTTTCACAGCATCAGATACCGTACCTAAGAAGGCCATCAAAGGTTCTCTTGACAGAATCCCTGGGGGGAGCTTCTTTAATTACCTGATAAATCACCCTAAGGTCAAGCCACATTGGGACGCCTATGTGAATCACGAATTTGTTAAAAAAGTGGCAGACGGCACACTGGAACGCAAGAAGTTCCGGTTTTTTATTGAACAGGATTACCTATACTTAATCGATTACGTAAGAGTTTGCTGCGTCGCAGGCAGTAAATCTCCGGGACTAAAAGATCTAGAAAAGGATCTGGTTGTTGCTAATTGCGCACGTGATGAACTAAATGAACATGAAAGAAGGTTAAGAGAGGAATTTGGAGTCAAAGACCCCGActactttcaaaaaatcgaGAGAGGTCCTGCATTAAGGGCCTACTGCCGTTACCTAATAGATATCTCCAGAAGAGGAAACTGGCAGGAAGTAGTTGTAGCCATTAATCCTTGCTTAATGGGTTATGTTTATGCTGTGGACAAAGTCAAGGATACAGTGGCTGTAGCTGAGGGCACCCTTTATCGAGAATGGTGTGATACTTGCACATCTTCATTTTGCTACCAAGCTGTACTTGAGGGTGAAAAGCTTATGAATCGCATCTTGGAAACATACCCTCCAGAGCAACTTGATTCTTTGGTGACGATCTTTGCTAGGGGTTGTGAATTAGAAGCTGATTTCTGGACTGCCGCCTTGGAATACGAATGA
- the CTR1 gene encoding high-affinity Cu transporter CTR1 (High-affinity copper transporter of the plasma membrane~similar to YPR124W) codes for MDGMSMASSMNMDGMSSTSKTVASSMASMSMDAMSSASKTIASSMASMSMDAMSSASKTIASSMSSMSMDAMSSVSKTIASTMASMSGMSMGSSSMSGMSMGSSSMSGMSMGSTSTSSASVQATSDSSMSSMSDMSGMSGMSGTSSSDNSSSSGMDMDMNMGMNYYLTPTYKNYPVLFHHLHANNSGKAFGIFLLFVVAAFVYKLLLFVSWCLEVHWFKKWDKKNKYCTLPSANAKDEVKRYDTENNFEIQGLPKLPNLLSDIFVPSLVDLFHDIIRAFLVFTSTMIIYMLMLATMSFVLTYVFAVITGLALSEVFFNRCKIAMLKRWDIQREIQKTKNCPGFGNCQCGRHPEPTPDPIAVADTTSTSDQSTRLEKNNESKVAISGNNQKKTPTQEEGCNCATVSGKNQANIERDILESSKLQEQSGNMDQNLLPAEKFTHN; via the coding sequence ATGGATGGTATGTCTATGGCTAGTAGTATGAATATGGACGGCATGTCTAGTACATCCAAAACAGTAGCATCGAGTATGGCATCAATGAGCATGGACGCGATGTCCAGTGCTAGCAAGACAATAGCATCCAGCATGGCATCGATGAGCATGGATGCGATGTCTAGTGCCAGCAAGACAATAGCATCGAGTATGTCATCGATGAGCATGGACGCAATGTCTAGTGTCAGCAAAACGATAGCATCAACTATGGCATCAATGTCAGGCATGTCAATGGGAAGCAGTTCGATGTCAGGCATGTCGATGGGAAGCAGTTCGATGTCAGGTATGTCGATGGGAAGTACATCAACGAGTTCGGCCAGTGTGCAGGCAACTTCTGATTCTAGCATGTCAAGTATGTCAGATATGTCAGGTATGTCAGGTATGTCAGGTACGTCATCGTCAGATAATAGCAGTTCTTCAGGAATGGATATGGACATGAATATGGGGATGAACTATTACCTGACTCCTACGTATAAAAACTATCCGGTTTTGTTTCACCATTTGCATGCAAACAATAGTGGTAAGGCctttggtattttcttattgttCGTCGTGGCTGCTTTCGTCTACAAGCTATTACTTTTCGTTAGTTGGTGCCTTGAAGTTCACTGGTTTAAGAAATgggacaaaaaaaataagtatTGCACTTTGCCTTCAGCGAACGCCAAAGACGAAGTAAAACGTTATGACACAGAgaacaattttgaaattcaagGTTTGCCTAAGCTACCAAATTTATTGAGTGATATATTCGTTCCATCTTTAGTGGATCTCTTTCACGACATTATAAGAGCGTTCTTAGTATTTACCTCTACGATGATCATTTATATGTTGATGCTTGCTACCATGTCTTTTGTTTTGACCTATGTTTTTGCTGTGATTACTGGTTTAGCTTTATCAGAAGTCTTCTTTAATAGATGTAAAATAGCCATGTTGAAGAGGTGGGACATCCAACgggaaattcaaaaaacgAAGAACTGTCCTGGCTTCGGCAACTGCCAATGTGGCAGACATCCCGAACCCACCCCTGATCCAATTGCTGTTGCTGACACTACTTCTACTAGTGATCAAAGCACTCGcctagaaaaaaataacgaaTCTAAAGTTGCGATTTCTGGCAAtaatcaaaagaaaacaccTACACAAGAAGAGGGATGTAATTGTGCTACAGTATCAGGAAAAAATCAGGCAAACATAGAGCGTGACATTCTTGAGAGCTCCAAGTTGCAGGAACAGTCCGGAAATATGGACCAAAACTTGCTTCCAGCCGAAAAATTCACCCATAACTAA